One window of Robiginitalea biformata HTCC2501 genomic DNA carries:
- the accC gene encoding acetyl-CoA carboxylase biotin carboxylase subunit → MFKKILIANRGEIALRIIRTCKEMGIKTVAVYSKADEESLHVRFADEAVCIGPAPSNQSYLKIPNIIAAAEITNADAIHPGYGFLSENSKFSRICAEHEIKFIGATGDQIDRMGDKASAKQTMKEAGVPTIPGSDGLLKDANHALKVAKKMGYPVMIKATAGGGGKGMRAIWKEEELVKQFESAVKEAEAAFGNGGMYMEKLIEEPRHIEIQVVGDQYGKACHLSERDCSIQRRHQKLTEETPSPFMTDKLRDAMGKAAVRAAEFIKYEGAGTVEFLVDKHRNFYFMEMNTRIQVEHPITEQVIDYDLIREQILVAGGVPISGKNYTPNLHSIECRINAEDPYNGFRPSPGKITTLHTPGGHGVRLDTHVYSGYTIPPNYDSMIAKLITTAQTREEAINKMKRALDEFVIEGIKTTIPFHRQLMDHPDYLAGNYTTKFMEDFEMQPEPSEDD, encoded by the coding sequence ATGTTTAAAAAGATTCTGATCGCCAACCGCGGAGAGATTGCCCTGCGCATCATCCGCACCTGCAAGGAGATGGGTATCAAGACGGTCGCGGTGTACTCCAAGGCCGACGAGGAAAGCCTCCATGTCCGGTTTGCAGATGAAGCCGTTTGTATCGGTCCGGCTCCGAGTAACCAGTCCTACCTGAAAATCCCGAACATCATTGCGGCTGCGGAAATCACCAACGCGGACGCAATCCATCCGGGCTACGGCTTTTTGTCCGAGAACTCCAAGTTTTCCAGGATTTGCGCCGAACACGAGATCAAATTCATCGGTGCGACGGGCGACCAGATCGACCGTATGGGCGACAAGGCATCTGCCAAGCAGACGATGAAAGAGGCTGGGGTGCCTACCATCCCCGGCTCCGACGGCCTCCTGAAGGATGCGAACCACGCGCTGAAGGTGGCCAAGAAAATGGGATATCCGGTTATGATCAAGGCTACTGCCGGCGGCGGCGGAAAGGGTATGCGTGCCATCTGGAAAGAGGAGGAGCTCGTAAAACAATTTGAGAGCGCCGTCAAGGAAGCGGAAGCGGCCTTCGGCAACGGGGGGATGTATATGGAAAAGCTCATTGAGGAGCCCCGGCATATTGAGATCCAGGTAGTTGGCGACCAGTATGGCAAGGCCTGCCACCTCTCCGAGCGGGACTGCTCCATCCAGCGACGCCACCAGAAGCTCACCGAGGAGACCCCTTCTCCCTTTATGACGGATAAACTCCGGGATGCCATGGGGAAGGCAGCCGTCCGCGCAGCCGAGTTTATCAAATACGAAGGGGCGGGGACCGTGGAATTCCTGGTAGACAAACACCGCAACTTCTATTTTATGGAGATGAATACGCGGATCCAGGTTGAACACCCGATCACCGAGCAGGTTATCGATTACGACCTGATTCGCGAACAGATCCTCGTGGCAGGGGGCGTGCCGATATCCGGTAAAAATTACACCCCGAACTTGCACTCCATCGAATGCCGGATCAATGCGGAGGACCCCTACAACGGGTTTCGTCCATCTCCGGGCAAGATCACGACGCTGCATACGCCCGGCGGGCACGGTGTCCGGCTGGACACCCACGTGTACAGCGGGTACACCATTCCGCCCAACTACGATTCGATGATCGCCAAGCTGATCACCACGGCCCAGACGCGGGAAGAGGCCATCAACAAGATGAAGCGCGCCCTGGATGAATTCGTAATCGAAGGCATCAAGACGACCATCCCGTTCCACCGCCAGCTTATGGACCATCCGGATTACCTGGCCGGGAACTACACCACCAAATTCATGGAGGACTTCGAGATGCAACCCGAGCCCTCCGAGGACGACTGA
- a CDS encoding NAD(P)/FAD-dependent oxidoreductase, whose protein sequence is MSPSYWEIESWLTDVDFCVVGSGITGLSCALELRKSHPGAKILILERGILPAGASTRNAGFACFGSLTEILDDLQSHTEDEIVSLVSNRFTGIRMLRQRLGDQAIDFRQYGGYEVFREADKEVQEHALEAMDRINRMLQPVFGRPAFEIRPGEFGMAGIQPDAVCNPLEGQLHTGRMMQALLGKAREADICLLNGVEVTGFEDLGDQVGIRTSAFEFEAANLLLATNGFAGLQTGLDLQPARGQVLITEPVPGLALRGSFHLDRGYFYFRNVGDRVLLGGGRHLDKPGETTTDLGQTPGIQQALEDLLHRVILPGQAVRVAHRWSGIMGVGSRKKPIVQKLSPHVFCGVRLGGMGVAIGSQVGADLAALATT, encoded by the coding sequence ATGAGCCCGAGCTACTGGGAAATTGAATCCTGGCTTACCGACGTGGATTTTTGCGTGGTGGGCAGCGGCATAACCGGCCTGAGTTGTGCCCTGGAACTTCGAAAAAGCCATCCCGGGGCCAAAATCCTCATTCTGGAACGGGGCATCCTGCCCGCCGGAGCCAGCACCCGCAATGCGGGTTTTGCCTGTTTTGGCAGCCTAACCGAGATCCTGGACGATTTGCAGTCCCATACGGAAGATGAAATTGTCTCTCTGGTTTCCAACCGGTTCACGGGCATCCGGATGCTGCGCCAACGGCTGGGCGACCAGGCCATAGATTTCCGGCAGTACGGAGGCTACGAGGTTTTCCGGGAAGCGGATAAAGAGGTGCAGGAGCACGCCCTGGAGGCCATGGATCGAATCAACCGGATGCTGCAACCGGTTTTCGGCCGGCCGGCCTTTGAAATCCGGCCGGGGGAATTCGGGATGGCCGGCATCCAGCCCGACGCCGTCTGCAACCCGTTGGAAGGACAACTCCATACGGGCCGGATGATGCAGGCCCTGCTGGGCAAAGCCCGGGAGGCGGACATCTGCCTGCTCAACGGGGTGGAGGTAACCGGGTTTGAAGACCTGGGGGACCAGGTAGGCATCCGGACTTCCGCATTCGAATTTGAGGCGGCGAACCTGCTGCTGGCGACTAACGGGTTTGCCGGGCTGCAAACCGGACTGGACCTGCAGCCTGCACGGGGCCAGGTACTTATCACTGAACCCGTACCCGGGCTGGCCCTCCGCGGGAGCTTCCACCTGGACCGGGGCTATTTCTACTTCCGAAACGTCGGCGACCGCGTACTCCTGGGTGGCGGCCGCCATTTGGACAAACCCGGGGAAACCACCACGGACCTCGGTCAGACCCCCGGCATACAGCAAGCCCTGGAAGACCTGTTGCACAGGGTTATCCTTCCCGGGCAGGCCGTCCGGGTAGCGCACCGGTGGAGCGGGATCATGGGCGTGGGCTCCCGTAAGAAGCCCATCGTCCAAAAACTGTCCCCCCACGTATTTTGCGGGGTCCGCCTCGGGGGTATGGGGGTTGCCATCGGCAGTCAGGTAGGCGCCGACCTGGCGGCCCTGGCCACGACCTGA